From the genome of Rhizobium binae, one region includes:
- a CDS encoding cobyrinate a,c-diamide synthase produces the protein MSGLLIAAPSSGAGKTTVTLGLLRALRRRGVAIAPGKAGPDYIDPAFHAAASGTPCLNFDPWAMRPELISANAALHRSGDRILVIEAMMGLFDGAADGKGTAADLSTQLGLSVVLVVDASRMSQSVAPLVSGFAGFRANVRVAGVILNKVGSERHEAMLRQALEAIRMPVIAVIGSDKALALPERHLGLVQAVEHATLENFIDQAADAVSETCNFEFLLRIARQGLNRPSAANIDRLMPIGARIAVARDVAFAFCYEHMLLGWRRRGADISFFSPLADEAPAGDADAVYLPGGYPELHAGRLSQAQNFRAGMLDAAARGIRIYGECGGYMVLGDGLIDAEGRRHEMLGLLPVVTSYAERRRHLGYRRLTPLDGAFFARTMTAHEFHYSTVVSEGEGKRLFTAQDALGTDLGAVGLRRGQVAGSYMHLIDLARAAG, from the coding sequence ATGAGCGGCCTCCTGATCGCAGCCCCTTCCTCCGGCGCCGGCAAGACGACGGTGACACTCGGGCTGCTGAGAGCGCTTCGCCGGCGCGGCGTGGCGATTGCGCCCGGCAAGGCCGGTCCCGATTATATCGATCCCGCCTTCCATGCGGCGGCGAGTGGCACGCCCTGCCTGAACTTCGATCCATGGGCGATGCGCCCGGAACTGATCTCGGCCAATGCCGCTCTTCACCGCTCCGGCGACCGCATCCTGGTCATCGAGGCGATGATGGGACTGTTCGACGGAGCGGCTGACGGGAAGGGGACGGCGGCCGATCTTTCCACCCAGCTCGGCCTCTCCGTGGTGCTCGTGGTCGATGCCTCGCGCATGTCGCAGTCTGTTGCGCCGCTGGTATCCGGTTTTGCCGGCTTCCGCGCCAATGTCCGCGTTGCCGGCGTCATCCTCAACAAGGTCGGCAGCGAGCGGCACGAGGCGATGCTGCGTCAGGCGCTCGAAGCGATCCGCATGCCGGTTATCGCCGTGATTGGCAGCGACAAGGCGCTTGCCTTGCCGGAACGCCATCTCGGCCTCGTTCAGGCCGTCGAACATGCCACCCTCGAGAATTTCATCGACCAGGCGGCGGACGCCGTTTCCGAGACGTGCAATTTCGAATTCCTGTTGCGCATCGCAAGGCAGGGCCTCAACCGGCCGTCGGCCGCCAATATCGACCGGCTGATGCCGATCGGCGCCCGCATCGCCGTGGCGCGCGATGTCGCCTTTGCCTTTTGCTACGAGCACATGCTGCTCGGCTGGCGGCGGCGCGGGGCTGATATCTCCTTCTTCTCGCCGCTTGCCGACGAGGCGCCGGCCGGTGATGCCGATGCGGTCTATCTGCCGGGCGGTTATCCCGAGCTGCATGCCGGGCGGCTTTCCCAAGCGCAGAATTTCCGCGCCGGCATGCTCGATGCGGCGGCGCGCGGCATCCGGATATACGGTGAGTGCGGCGGCTACATGGTACTGGGCGATGGGCTGATCGATGCTGAGGGCAGGCGCCACGAAATGCTCGGCCTGCTGCCTGTTGTCACCAGTTATGCCGAGCGCAGGCGCCATCTCGGCTATCGCCGCTTAACGCCGCTTGACGGCGCTTTCTTTGCGCGGACGATGACGGCGCATGAATTCCACTATTCAACAGTCGTCTCCGAAGGGGAGGGAAAGCGGCTGTTTACAGCGCAAGATGCGCTCGGCACTGACCTCGGTGCCGTCGGGCTCCGGCGCGGCCAGGTTGCCGGTTCCTACATGCATCTGATCGACCTTGCGAGAGCCGCCGGATGA
- a CDS encoding helix-turn-helix domain-containing protein, which produces MAPTTRCLGDHLREWRQRRRMSQLDLALEAEISQRHLSFIESGRSTPSREMLLHLAERLGVPLRDRNPLLLAAGFAPVFAERRLDDPALEPARRTVDMVLKGHEPFPAIAIDRHWTLVAANAAIAPLLEAVADRTLLEPPVNVLRLSLHPQGLAADITNLSEWRTHLLDRLRQQISVSGDPMLEKLLGELLAYPSGEASGERHADLAGIAVPLKLSTKAGLLSFISTTTVFGTPVDITLSELAIETLFPADEETAAILRGHPAN; this is translated from the coding sequence ATGGCTCCGACCACCCGTTGTCTCGGAGATCACCTGCGCGAATGGCGCCAGCGCCGCCGCATGAGCCAGCTGGACCTCGCGCTGGAAGCCGAAATCTCGCAACGGCACCTGAGTTTCATCGAGAGCGGGCGCTCGACGCCGAGCCGCGAAATGCTGCTGCATCTGGCCGAACGTCTTGGCGTGCCGCTACGCGACCGAAACCCGCTGCTGCTCGCAGCGGGTTTCGCCCCCGTCTTTGCCGAACGCAGGCTCGATGACCCCGCCCTGGAGCCGGCGCGGCGCACCGTCGACATGGTGCTGAAGGGCCACGAGCCCTTCCCCGCCATCGCCATAGACCGCCACTGGACACTGGTTGCCGCCAACGCCGCCATAGCACCGCTGCTCGAGGCGGTGGCCGATCGAACTTTGCTGGAGCCGCCTGTCAACGTGCTTCGCCTCAGCCTGCATCCGCAGGGGCTTGCGGCCGATATCACCAACCTCTCCGAATGGCGCACCCATCTCCTGGATCGACTGCGCCAGCAGATTTCGGTCTCGGGCGATCCCATGCTGGAAAAGCTGTTGGGCGAGCTGCTTGCCTATCCCTCCGGCGAAGCTTCCGGCGAGCGCCATGCCGACCTTGCCGGCATCGCCGTTCCACTGAAGCTTTCGACGAAAGCCGGCCTGCTCTCATTCATTTCGACAACGACCGTCTTCGGCACGCCCGTCGATATCACTCTGTCGGAACTGGCAATCGAAACACTCTTTCCGGCCGATGAGGAAACCGCCGCCATCCTGCGCGGCCATCCGGCGAATTAA
- a CDS encoding nucleoside hydrolase has product MHKVIYDTDPGVDDAMALLFLHRHPEIDLIGITTVFGNASVETTTRNALFLKREWEIPAPVAKGASVTIDAARAEREWPAMVHGDNGLGNIEVPHTIDLPLDPRPAHRFIIDTVRANPGEVRLVAVGRMTNLAMALKEDPQIAGLVKDVVVMGGNFYVPGNVSPVAEANIHGDPEAADIVMTAPWKVVVIGLDVTSITTMSRSYLGAMAARGDAAVKLLDGLSQHYIDFYSHAVEDGMMVHDSCAAVYVVAPALFTTITGAVRVVCGGIADGQTVIKPDGRRFPPGDWDGLPSQIVATGIESQRVIDLIRDTMLRA; this is encoded by the coding sequence ATGCACAAGGTCATTTATGACACGGATCCCGGCGTCGATGACGCCATGGCGCTTCTTTTCCTGCACCGCCATCCCGAGATCGATCTGATCGGCATCACCACCGTTTTCGGCAATGCCTCGGTCGAGACGACGACGCGCAATGCGCTCTTCCTCAAGCGGGAATGGGAAATTCCGGCCCCCGTCGCCAAGGGCGCGAGTGTCACCATCGATGCGGCGCGCGCCGAGCGGGAATGGCCGGCCATGGTGCATGGAGACAATGGCCTCGGCAATATCGAGGTACCACACACAATCGACCTGCCGCTCGATCCAAGGCCGGCGCACCGCTTCATCATCGATACCGTACGGGCCAACCCCGGCGAAGTCAGGCTGGTGGCCGTTGGCCGGATGACCAATCTGGCGATGGCGCTGAAGGAAGATCCCCAGATTGCCGGCCTCGTCAAGGATGTCGTCGTCATGGGCGGCAATTTCTATGTGCCGGGCAATGTCTCTCCGGTCGCCGAAGCCAATATCCACGGTGATCCGGAAGCGGCAGACATCGTCATGACGGCGCCGTGGAAAGTGGTCGTCATCGGCCTCGACGTCACCTCGATCACCACGATGAGCCGCAGCTATCTCGGCGCAATGGCGGCCAGGGGCGACGCGGCGGTGAAGCTGCTCGACGGGCTGTCGCAGCATTACATCGATTTTTACAGCCATGCCGTCGAAGACGGCATGATGGTGCATGACAGCTGCGCCGCCGTTTACGTCGTGGCGCCTGCGCTTTTCACCACAATCACCGGCGCGGTGCGCGTCGTCTGCGGCGGCATTGCCGATGGCCAGACGGTCATCAAGCCGGACGGCCGCCGCTTCCCACCGGGCGACTGGGACGGTCTGCCGAGCCAGATCGTCGCCACGGGAATCGAGTCGCAAAGGGTGATCGACCTCATCCGCGATACGATGCTTCGGGCCTGA
- the cobA gene encoding uroporphyrinogen-III C-methyltransferase — protein sequence MMNSPFSHLPALEPGSVWLVGAGPGDPGLLTLLAAKGLAEADVVVHDALVDEDCLKLAQPGAELEYAGKRGGKPSAKQRDISLRLVELARTGKRVLRLKGGDPFVFGRGGEEALTLVEHNIPFRIVPGITAGIGGLAYAGIPITHREINHAVTFLTGHDSSGIVPDAINWEAIGTGSPVIVMYMAMKHIAQISANLMASGRPASEPVAFVCNAATGAQQVLETTLGEATDAAAASGLEPPAIVVVGEVVRLRASLDWLGALAGRRLQPNPFRRSGKVLI from the coding sequence ATGATGAACAGCCCATTCTCACATTTGCCGGCACTGGAGCCGGGCAGCGTCTGGCTCGTTGGCGCCGGTCCCGGGGATCCCGGGCTGTTGACGCTGCTTGCCGCCAAGGGATTGGCGGAGGCGGATGTGGTCGTGCACGACGCGCTGGTCGACGAGGACTGTCTGAAGCTCGCACAGCCCGGCGCGGAACTGGAATATGCCGGAAAACGCGGTGGCAAGCCCTCCGCCAAGCAGCGGGATATTTCGCTTCGGCTGGTGGAGCTGGCGCGCACCGGCAAGCGGGTGCTGCGGCTGAAAGGCGGCGATCCCTTCGTCTTCGGGCGGGGCGGGGAAGAGGCGCTGACGCTGGTCGAGCACAACATTCCCTTCCGCATCGTGCCGGGCATTACGGCCGGCATCGGCGGTCTCGCCTATGCCGGCATTCCGATCACGCATCGCGAGATCAACCACGCCGTGACCTTTCTCACCGGCCATGATTCCTCCGGGATCGTGCCCGATGCGATCAATTGGGAAGCGATCGGCACGGGTTCTCCCGTCATCGTGATGTATATGGCGATGAAGCATATCGCCCAGATCAGCGCCAACCTGATGGCGTCGGGCCGCCCGGCATCCGAACCGGTTGCTTTCGTCTGCAATGCGGCGACCGGCGCGCAGCAGGTGCTGGAGACGACACTCGGCGAAGCGACCGATGCGGCTGCCGCCTCCGGGCTCGAGCCGCCGGCGATCGTCGTGGTCGGCGAGGTGGTGCGGTTGCGGGCATCGCTCGACTGGCTCGGCGCGCTGGCAGGCAGGCGGCTGCAACCCAATCCTTTTCGCCGGTCCGGCAAGGTGCTGATATGA
- a CDS encoding cobalamin biosynthesis protein, whose protein sequence is MSDISFDRTRRYVLGLGCERGTPPAEVLGLAVAALKAAGIGGEELAALASIDSRAQETAILGIAAHFTVPAVFFDAPRLEQETPRLKNPSAIVFARVGCHGVAESAALAAIGADGELVLGKIKSAHATAAIARIGLQKA, encoded by the coding sequence ATGAGTGATATTTCTTTCGATCGGACGAGGCGTTATGTGCTCGGGCTCGGCTGCGAGCGCGGGACGCCGCCCGCGGAAGTGCTGGGGCTTGCCGTCGCGGCGTTGAAGGCGGCCGGAATCGGCGGAGAGGAGCTCGCTGCCCTCGCTTCCATCGACAGCCGCGCACAAGAAACGGCGATCCTTGGCATTGCGGCGCATTTTACCGTGCCTGCCGTTTTTTTCGATGCGCCGCGGCTGGAGCAGGAAACGCCGCGGCTCAAAAATCCCTCCGCCATCGTATTTGCCCGCGTCGGCTGCCATGGTGTGGCGGAATCGGCAGCGCTTGCGGCGATCGGGGCGGATGGCGAACTGGTGCTCGGCAAGATCAAATCCGCGCATGCGACAGCGGCGATTGCCCGCATCGGGTTGCAGAAAGCCTGA
- a CDS encoding TSUP family transporter → MSDIALHLLLLLCAAAFFAGFVDAIAGGGGLITVPAMLIAGIPPLQTLGTNKVQSIFGAASATLAYARKGHVQLHEQLPMALMAVMGGAIGAALATIVPGQVLQAIMPVLLLAIAIFFAVKPNLNDLDKHRIITHFVFGLTLVPAIGFYDGVFGPGTGSFFMLAFVTLAGFGVLKATAHTKLLNFGSNFGALIVFASFGAILWKIGLLMGICQFLGAQLGSRLAMRIGAKLIKPLLVIVCVALAVKLLADPTNPLRVWLGI, encoded by the coding sequence TTGTCTGACATCGCCCTCCATCTGCTCCTGCTGCTATGCGCCGCTGCCTTCTTTGCTGGTTTCGTCGATGCCATTGCCGGCGGCGGCGGCCTGATTACCGTTCCCGCCATGCTGATCGCCGGCATTCCGCCACTCCAGACGCTCGGCACCAACAAAGTGCAGTCGATCTTCGGCGCCGCTTCGGCAACGCTCGCTTACGCCCGCAAGGGCCATGTGCAGCTGCACGAACAGCTGCCGATGGCGCTGATGGCCGTGATGGGCGGGGCGATCGGCGCTGCCCTTGCAACGATCGTACCCGGACAAGTGCTACAGGCCATCATGCCGGTGCTGCTCCTGGCGATTGCGATCTTCTTTGCGGTCAAGCCGAACCTCAACGACCTCGACAAACACCGGATCATCACGCATTTCGTCTTCGGCCTGACCTTGGTGCCGGCCATCGGCTTTTATGACGGCGTCTTCGGTCCCGGCACCGGTTCCTTCTTCATGCTCGCCTTCGTCACGCTGGCCGGCTTCGGCGTGCTAAAGGCCACCGCCCATACCAAACTTCTCAATTTCGGCTCGAATTTCGGCGCGCTGATCGTCTTCGCAAGCTTCGGCGCGATCCTCTGGAAGATCGGCCTGCTGATGGGCATCTGCCAGTTCCTCGGCGCCCAGCTCGGCTCACGGCTCGCCATGCGCATCGGCGCAAAGCTGATCAAGCCGCTGCTCGTCATCGTCTGCGTCGCTCTCGCGGTAAAGCTGCTTGCCGATCCCACCAACCCGCTGCGCGTCTGGCTTGGGATCTAG
- the cobO gene encoding cob(I)yrinic acid a,c-diamide adenosyltransferase, producing the protein MNEEPVVPAEKDDARHSEKMAKKKAARDKIMATKTDEKGLIIVHTGKGKGKSSAAFGMIFRHIAHGKPSAVVQFIKGAMWTGERDLIEKHFSDICQFHTMGEGFTWETQDRARDVAAAGAAWEKAKELIRDERNSMVLLDEINIALRYDYLDINDVVTFLKNEKPLMTHVVLTGRNAKEELIEIADLVTEMELVKHPFRSGIKGQPGVEF; encoded by the coding sequence ATGAACGAAGAGCCAGTCGTACCCGCCGAAAAGGACGATGCCCGCCATTCAGAAAAGATGGCGAAGAAGAAGGCCGCGCGCGATAAGATCATGGCGACAAAGACGGATGAGAAGGGGCTGATCATCGTCCATACCGGCAAGGGCAAGGGCAAATCATCCGCTGCTTTCGGCATGATCTTCCGCCATATCGCCCATGGCAAGCCTTCCGCCGTCGTGCAGTTCATCAAGGGCGCAATGTGGACAGGCGAGCGCGATCTGATCGAGAAGCATTTCTCCGACATCTGCCAGTTCCACACGATGGGCGAGGGTTTTACCTGGGAGACGCAGGACCGGGCTCGCGACGTGGCAGCGGCCGGTGCGGCCTGGGAAAAGGCGAAGGAGCTCATCCGCGACGAGCGCAATTCCATGGTGTTGCTCGACGAGATCAATATTGCGTTGCGCTATGACTATCTCGACATCAACGACGTCGTGACATTCCTCAAAAACGAGAAGCCCCTCATGACGCATGTCGTGCTGACCGGGCGAAACGCCAAGGAGGAGCTGATCGAGATCGCCGATCTCGTGACCGAGATGGAGCTCGTCAAACATCCATTCCGCTCGGGCATCAAGGGGCAGCCGGGCGTGGAATTTTAA
- a CDS encoding nuclear transport factor 2 family protein, with protein sequence MNDAKTNAERYLAIWNETDATRRRVLIADSWTEAATYVDPLMRGQGHEQINSLVEAVQSRFPGFRFALIGTADGFGDHLRFSWGLGPENGEALIKGTDFAELEDGKLKAVRGFIDQLPEAA encoded by the coding sequence ATGAACGACGCAAAGACCAACGCCGAACGCTATCTCGCGATCTGGAACGAGACGGATGCAACGCGCCGCCGCGTGCTCATCGCCGACAGCTGGACGGAAGCGGCAACCTACGTCGATCCGCTGATGCGTGGGCAAGGCCATGAACAGATCAATTCGTTGGTCGAAGCTGTACAGAGCCGCTTTCCAGGCTTCCGCTTCGCCCTGATCGGCACCGCCGACGGCTTCGGCGATCACCTGCGCTTTTCCTGGGGCCTCGGGCCGGAAAATGGCGAAGCGCTGATCAAGGGCACGGATTTTGCCGAACTCGAGGACGGCAAGCTCAAAGCGGTGCGCGGCTTCATCGATCAATTGCCGGAAGCCGCCTGA